Proteins found in one Aminivibrio sp. genomic segment:
- the ftsH gene encoding ATP-dependent zinc metalloprotease FtsH, whose translation MEKKPPYTDRSKESGRLQPFPRKNGPSRAQPGKNLPPSRIWLWFLAVLAVNYLLASLLAPAPKEPVNIPYTLFREETAKGNVHAIYNRGEIVWGNFRNPVTYPGAGKETVPSGNGAKTVTLFTTTLPAFVDSSLEAFLLSHGVEISAKPMHEERSAWETLLYSFGPGLLFIFFYFWLFRRSSFQGGAGGLMGLGKSKARRYDQEAEEKVTFDDVAGIDEAENELVEIVDFLKDPEKYTRLGGTAPKGILLVGAPGTGKTLLAKAVAGEAGVPFFSMSASEFVEMIVGVGAARVRDLFSQARENAPAIIFIDELDAIGRARGQVSIGGSSEQEQTLNQILTEMDGFSSKTGVIVLAATNQPDVLDKALLRPGRFDRRVVVNLPDRTGREAILKVHTRNVPLSEETSLGEIAATTPGFSGADLKNLVNEAALLAARRGQDSVTAKDFLDALEKIVLGPERPLLLSREDREQVAYHEGGHAILGLTVPGADPVHRVTIMPRGQALGVTYQRPVSDRYNYPESYLRARIIGMLGGRAAEEVVYGTKTTGAESDIEQATGLARRMVTRWGMSERLGMVQLAPRENPYLGTQAGFGGTKPFSEETGKIIDEEVFRIIRDSMEEAKRLLTLHRRELDALADALVSRETLDEKEILAVTGLTPSPAPPAEKLPAEA comes from the coding sequence ATGGAAAAGAAACCCCCATACACCGACAGGTCCAAGGAAAGCGGCAGACTTCAGCCTTTCCCGCGGAAGAACGGTCCGTCCAGAGCGCAGCCCGGGAAGAACCTCCCCCCGAGCAGGATTTGGCTGTGGTTTCTTGCCGTTCTCGCCGTCAACTACCTCCTGGCCTCTCTTCTGGCACCGGCGCCCAAGGAGCCGGTGAACATCCCCTACACCCTCTTCAGGGAGGAAACGGCGAAAGGGAACGTCCATGCCATCTACAACAGGGGAGAGATCGTCTGGGGTAATTTCCGGAATCCCGTGACGTACCCCGGAGCCGGAAAGGAAACCGTTCCTTCCGGGAACGGGGCGAAGACGGTCACGCTCTTCACCACCACCCTTCCGGCGTTCGTAGACAGCAGTCTTGAGGCGTTTCTGCTCTCCCATGGCGTGGAAATCAGCGCAAAACCCATGCACGAGGAGCGGAGCGCCTGGGAGACCCTGCTCTACAGTTTCGGCCCCGGACTGCTGTTCATCTTCTTCTATTTCTGGCTGTTCCGCCGGTCCTCCTTCCAGGGAGGAGCGGGAGGCCTCATGGGTCTCGGGAAAAGCAAGGCGCGGCGATACGATCAGGAGGCGGAAGAGAAGGTCACGTTCGACGACGTGGCAGGCATCGACGAGGCGGAGAACGAACTGGTGGAGATCGTCGATTTCCTGAAGGATCCCGAAAAATACACCAGGCTCGGAGGGACCGCCCCGAAGGGCATCCTTCTCGTGGGAGCGCCGGGAACGGGAAAAACCCTGCTGGCGAAGGCGGTGGCCGGCGAGGCCGGGGTTCCTTTTTTTTCCATGAGCGCCTCGGAATTCGTTGAAATGATCGTCGGCGTGGGCGCGGCACGGGTGCGGGACCTTTTCAGCCAGGCCCGGGAAAACGCCCCGGCCATCATCTTCATCGACGAGCTGGACGCCATCGGCCGTGCCAGGGGCCAGGTGAGCATCGGGGGCTCGAGCGAACAGGAACAGACCCTGAACCAGATCCTGACCGAGATGGACGGTTTCTCAAGCAAGACCGGGGTTATCGTCCTCGCGGCCACCAACCAGCCCGATGTGCTCGACAAGGCCCTGCTGAGGCCGGGGCGGTTCGACCGGCGGGTCGTGGTCAATCTCCCCGACAGGACGGGAAGGGAGGCCATCCTGAAGGTGCACACCAGGAACGTCCCCCTGTCCGAAGAAACCAGCCTCGGCGAGATTGCCGCCACAACACCCGGCTTTTCCGGGGCCGACCTGAAAAACCTCGTCAACGAGGCCGCCCTCCTCGCCGCCAGGCGGGGGCAGGACAGCGTAACGGCCAAGGATTTCCTGGATGCCCTCGAGAAGATCGTTCTCGGTCCGGAACGTCCCCTTCTCCTGAGCAGGGAGGACAGGGAGCAGGTGGCGTACCATGAAGGAGGACACGCGATACTCGGACTGACGGTCCCCGGCGCCGATCCGGTTCACAGGGTGACGATCATGCCCCGGGGCCAGGCACTGGGAGTCACATACCAGCGCCCCGTCTCCGACCGGTACAACTACCCGGAATCCTATCTCCGGGCACGGATCATCGGCATGCTCGGAGGCAGGGCTGCGGAAGAGGTCGTCTACGGAACAAAGACCACGGGAGCGGAAAGCGACATCGAGCAGGCGACGGGACTTGCCCGGAGGATGGTCACCCGATGGGGCATGAGCGAACGGCTCGGCATGGTGCAGCTCGCACCCAGGGAGAACCCCTACCTCGGTACCCAGGCGGGATTCGGTGGGACGAAGCCCTTCAGCGAAGAGACCGGAAAAATCATCGACGAAGAGGTCTTCAGGATCATCAGAGACAGCATGGAAGAGGCGAAAAGGCTGCTGACGCTCCACAGGAGGGAGCTGGACGCCCTTGCGGACGCCCTTGTCTCCAGGGAAACGCTGGATGAAAAGGAAATCCTCGCCGTCACGGGACTGACCCCATCCCCTGCGCCCCCGGCGGAAAAACTGCCGGCGGAGGCCTGA
- a CDS encoding Ldh family oxidoreductase, which yields MAFERIRLEALVELSASILEKLGYPAHKARITAAVLAEADARGVSSHGVTRLKVYRNELEGGHVKPGADPEIVHETPISLVVDGHYGVGAHISEFTMKRAIEKAKAHGTCYASVRNSNHFGMAGLWAEMAVKEGLLGSAFTNTIRCAVPTLGKERLLGTNPIAVGIPSDGDLPWLLDMATTTAPRGKLGVYKRRNLEMPEGWFVGESGETVTDPSEATSILADPTGKWGGLLFLGGATELMGGHKGYGLAVLVDILCGPLAGGPWTRDVFQTMDANVGHFFTATRLDLFGDEKDIRRRVGEMLDALRSSAPSEGNERVYVHGEKETLRRKEALETGVPLDEATFGMLKDFAAEFGLTPPEKI from the coding sequence TTGGCTTTCGAACGAATACGGCTTGAAGCGCTCGTTGAACTCTCCGCGTCAATCCTTGAAAAACTGGGCTATCCCGCCCACAAGGCCCGCATCACGGCCGCGGTGCTTGCCGAAGCCGACGCCAGGGGGGTCTCCTCCCACGGGGTTACCAGGCTGAAGGTGTACCGGAACGAACTTGAGGGAGGGCACGTCAAGCCGGGAGCGGATCCGGAAATCGTCCACGAAACCCCCATCTCCCTGGTGGTGGACGGCCACTACGGCGTTGGAGCCCACATTTCCGAGTTCACCATGAAGCGGGCGATCGAAAAGGCAAAAGCCCATGGAACATGCTACGCCTCGGTGCGGAACTCCAACCACTTCGGCATGGCGGGGCTGTGGGCCGAGATGGCGGTGAAGGAAGGCCTTCTGGGCAGCGCCTTCACCAACACCATCCGGTGCGCCGTCCCCACCCTGGGGAAAGAGCGGCTGCTCGGCACCAACCCCATCGCCGTGGGCATCCCCTCCGACGGCGACCTCCCATGGCTGCTCGACATGGCCACCACCACCGCTCCCCGGGGCAAGCTCGGCGTCTACAAGCGCCGGAATCTCGAAATGCCCGAGGGCTGGTTCGTGGGTGAATCGGGCGAAACCGTGACCGATCCGTCCGAGGCCACCTCCATTCTCGCCGATCCCACGGGCAAATGGGGCGGTCTCCTCTTTCTCGGGGGAGCGACCGAGCTCATGGGAGGGCACAAGGGATACGGCCTCGCCGTCCTGGTGGACATCCTCTGCGGCCCTCTGGCGGGCGGTCCCTGGACCCGGGATGTCTTCCAGACCATGGATGCCAACGTAGGCCATTTCTTCACCGCCACGAGGCTCGACCTCTTCGGCGACGAGAAGGACATCCGCAGGCGGGTCGGAGAAATGCTGGACGCCCTCCGCTCCTCCGCTCCTTCCGAGGGAAACGAGCGGGTGTACGTCCACGGCGAAAAGGAGACCCTCCGCA